The Streptomyces sp. NBC_01268 genome window below encodes:
- a CDS encoding DAK2 domain-containing protein — translation MPRAPQTLDAEAVRSWCAGALAALGTEREEIDAINVYPVADGDTGTNLYLTVESAAKAVDEAVAGGAPDAAEVIRAMAHGALLGARGNSGTILSQLLRGMAAVLAGGSDGDHLARAFAEAADAARRAVAHPVEGTVLTVACAAAEACAGGGELVTVATTAYEGARSALERTPGQLDVLRRAGVVDAGGRGLVAVLGALVESLTGEAPARPAPPAHRPVLDPGCDGEGGPGYEVIYLLEAEDRAVERLRTRLDALGESLVVVGGDGLWNVHVHVDDAGAAVEAGVEAGRPHRIRITHFEGAAAQPREPVQRAVVAVLPGEGLAGLCAEAGATTLLALPGEPPSGAELAEAIRRAHAREVVLLPNDTELRQAAAAAAEQARAEGIRVALIPTRAAVQGIAALAVHEPERRFDEDVVAMSAAAGATRYAELAVAERQSFTSAGVCQAGDVLGLIEGDVAVIGQDLTTTARTVLDRMLSAGGELVTLVVAADTPPDLAPTLERHVRATYLAVDTTTYEAGAGAPALLIGVE, via the coding sequence TTGCCGCGAGCTCCGCAGACCCTCGACGCCGAAGCGGTCAGATCCTGGTGCGCAGGGGCGCTGGCGGCGCTCGGCACGGAGCGCGAGGAGATCGACGCCATCAACGTCTATCCCGTCGCGGACGGCGACACCGGCACGAACCTGTACCTGACCGTCGAATCGGCCGCGAAGGCCGTCGACGAGGCCGTCGCCGGAGGGGCTCCCGACGCGGCCGAGGTCATACGGGCCATGGCGCACGGCGCGCTGCTCGGCGCCCGCGGCAACTCCGGGACGATCCTCTCCCAGCTGCTCCGCGGCATGGCCGCCGTGCTCGCCGGGGGGAGCGACGGCGACCACCTGGCCCGCGCCTTCGCCGAAGCCGCCGACGCGGCCCGCCGGGCCGTGGCCCACCCCGTCGAGGGCACCGTCCTCACCGTCGCCTGTGCGGCCGCCGAGGCCTGCGCGGGGGGCGGGGAGCTCGTGACGGTGGCCACGACGGCCTACGAGGGGGCCAGGAGCGCCCTGGAGCGGACCCCGGGCCAACTGGACGTCCTGCGCCGCGCGGGCGTCGTGGACGCCGGAGGCCGCGGTCTGGTGGCCGTGCTCGGGGCGCTCGTGGAGAGCCTCACCGGGGAGGCGCCGGCCCGGCCCGCGCCCCCCGCGCACCGACCGGTCCTCGACCCGGGATGCGACGGCGAGGGCGGGCCCGGCTACGAGGTGATCTACCTCCTGGAGGCCGAGGACCGCGCCGTGGAGCGGCTGCGGACCCGCCTCGACGCGCTGGGGGAGTCCCTGGTCGTCGTCGGCGGCGACGGGCTGTGGAACGTGCACGTCCACGTCGACGACGCGGGCGCGGCCGTCGAGGCCGGAGTCGAGGCGGGGCGCCCCCACCGGATCCGGATCACGCACTTCGAGGGCGCGGCCGCCCAGCCGCGCGAGCCCGTCCAGCGGGCCGTGGTCGCCGTCCTGCCCGGCGAGGGCCTGGCCGGGCTCTGTGCCGAGGCCGGGGCGACCACGCTGCTCGCGCTGCCCGGCGAACCGCCGTCCGGGGCGGAGCTCGCCGAGGCGATCCGGCGGGCCCACGCGCGCGAGGTCGTCCTGCTGCCCAACGACACCGAGCTGCGGCAGGCCGCCGCGGCCGCGGCCGAGCAGGCCCGCGCCGAGGGCATCCGGGTCGCCCTCATCCCCACCCGCGCCGCGGTCCAGGGCATCGCCGCCCTCGCCGTCCACGAGCCGGAGCGGCGCTTCGACGAGGACGTCGTCGCCATGAGCGCGGCGGCCGGCGCGACGCGCTACGCCGAACTCGCCGTCGCCGAACGCCAGTCCTTCACGTCCGCCGGCGTCTGCCAGGCCGGGGACGTCCTCGGCCTCATCGAGGGCGACGTCGCCGTCATCGGCCAGGACCTCACCACCACGGCCCGCACCGTCCTCGACCGGATGCTCTCCGCCGGCGGCGAGCTCGTCACGCTCGTCGTCGCCGCCGACACCCCGCCGGACCTGGCCCCCACCCTGGAACGGCACGTACGGGCCACCTACCTGGCGGTGGACACCACGACGTACGAGGCGGGGGCGGGGGCCCCGGCCCTGCTCATCGGCGTGGAGTAG
- a CDS encoding thiamine-phosphate kinase, whose translation MKGTVGELGEFGLIKELTSRLTATPAVRIGPGDDAAVVSAPDRRVVASTDILLEGRHFRRDWSTAYDVGRKAAAQNLADIAAMGAVPTALLLGLVVPAELPVTWPTELMDGLRDECQVAGAAVVGGDVVRGDTITVAITALGDLRNQDPVTRGGAQPGDVVAYTGWLGWSAAGYAVLSRGFRSPRAFVEAHRRPEPPYHAGPAAAGLGATAMCDVSDGLIADLGHIAEASKVRIDLRSGLIDIPTQMNDIGQAVGVDPLQWVLTGGEDHAIVATFPPDVKLPARWKVIGEVLNPSALPQVTVDGAPWHSTGGWDHFGETE comes from the coding sequence GTGAAGGGCACAGTCGGAGAACTGGGCGAGTTCGGGCTCATCAAGGAGCTCACTTCCCGGCTCACCGCCACCCCGGCGGTACGGATCGGACCCGGCGACGACGCCGCGGTCGTCTCCGCCCCCGACCGGCGGGTGGTGGCCAGCACGGACATCCTGCTCGAAGGGCGTCACTTCCGGCGCGACTGGTCGACGGCCTACGACGTCGGCCGCAAGGCCGCGGCGCAGAACCTGGCCGACATCGCGGCCATGGGCGCCGTCCCCACCGCGCTCCTGCTCGGCCTGGTCGTCCCCGCCGAACTCCCGGTCACCTGGCCCACCGAGCTCATGGACGGCCTGCGCGACGAGTGCCAGGTGGCCGGCGCGGCCGTGGTCGGCGGCGACGTGGTCCGCGGCGACACGATCACGGTCGCCATCACCGCCCTCGGCGACCTGCGCAACCAGGACCCGGTGACCCGGGGCGGCGCCCAGCCCGGCGACGTCGTCGCCTACACCGGCTGGCTCGGCTGGTCCGCCGCCGGCTACGCGGTGCTCTCCCGCGGCTTCCGCTCCCCGCGCGCCTTCGTCGAGGCCCACCGGCGCCCCGAGCCGCCGTACCACGCGGGCCCCGCGGCGGCCGGGCTCGGCGCCACCGCCATGTGCGACGTCAGCGACGGCCTGATCGCCGACCTCGGGCACATCGCCGAGGCCAGCAAGGTCCGCATCGACCTGCGCTCCGGCCTCATCGACATTCCCACCCAGATGAACGACATCGGCCAGGCGGTCGGAGTGGACCCGCTCCAGTGGGTGCTCACCGGGGGAGAGGACCACGCGATCGTGGCCACCTTCCCGCCGGACGTGAAGCTGCCCGCCCGCTGGAAGGTCATCGGGGAGGTCCTCAACCCCTCGGCGCTGCCCCAGGTGACCGTCGACGGGGCGCCCTGGCACAGCACGGGCGGCTGGGACCACTTCGGAGAGACCGAGTGA
- the thiD gene encoding bifunctional hydroxymethylpyrimidine kinase/phosphomethylpyrimidine kinase produces MTSRPPLVLTVAGSDSGGGAGIQADLKTMLALGVHGMSVITAVTAQNSRGVQGAWELPEEAVRAQFRAVVDDIGVQAVKTGMLASAPLVETVAALLAPVGVPVVVDPVGVSKHGDPLLAASALDSVRTKLLPVATVATPNLDEVAQLTGVVVEDEPGMRRAADAILAYGPRWALIKGGHLPSGEDAVDLLTDGSEEHWLRAPRHDNRHTHGTGCTLASAVASGLAKGMTVPSAVREAKAYVTGAIAAGFSLGAGIGPVDHGWRLRG; encoded by the coding sequence GTGACGTCCCGGCCCCCGCTGGTGCTGACCGTCGCCGGATCGGACTCCGGCGGCGGCGCGGGCATCCAGGCCGACCTGAAGACGATGCTCGCGCTCGGCGTGCACGGCATGAGCGTGATCACCGCCGTCACCGCCCAGAACTCGCGGGGCGTCCAGGGAGCCTGGGAGCTGCCCGAGGAGGCCGTACGGGCCCAGTTCCGGGCCGTGGTGGACGACATCGGCGTCCAGGCCGTGAAGACCGGCATGCTGGCCTCCGCCCCGCTCGTGGAGACGGTGGCCGCACTGCTCGCCCCGGTCGGCGTCCCCGTGGTCGTCGACCCGGTCGGCGTCTCCAAGCACGGCGACCCGCTGCTCGCCGCCTCCGCGCTCGACTCCGTCCGCACGAAGCTGCTGCCGGTCGCGACCGTCGCCACCCCGAACCTGGACGAAGTGGCGCAGCTCACAGGCGTCGTGGTCGAGGACGAGCCGGGGATGCGGCGGGCGGCCGACGCGATCCTGGCGTACGGGCCGCGCTGGGCGCTGATCAAGGGCGGGCACCTGCCCTCGGGCGAGGACGCCGTGGACCTGCTCACGGACGGCTCCGAGGAGCACTGGCTGCGCGCGCCGCGGCACGACAACCGGCACACCCACGGCACGGGCTGCACGCTCGCCTCGGCGGTCGCGTCGGGGCTCGCGAAGGGCATGACGGTGCCCTCGGCGGTGCGGGAGGCCAAGGCCTACGTGACCGGGGCGATCGCCGCCGGTTTCTCCCTGGGCGCGGGCATCGGCCCGGTCGACCACGGGTGGCGCCTCCGCGGCTAG
- the rpmB gene encoding 50S ribosomal protein L28, whose protein sequence is MAANCDVCGKGPGFGNNISHSHRRTSRRWNPNIQRVRAVVGRTPKRLNVCTSCIKAGKVSR, encoded by the coding sequence GTGGCTGCCAACTGCGACGTCTGCGGCAAGGGGCCGGGCTTCGGCAACAACATTTCGCACTCGCACCGCCGTACGTCTCGTCGCTGGAACCCGAACATCCAGCGTGTGCGTGCCGTGGTCGGTCGGACGCCGAAGCGCCTCAATGTCTGCACCTCGTGCATCAAGGCCGGCAAGGTCTCGCGCTAA
- a CDS encoding Lrp/AsnC family transcriptional regulator produces MVQAYILIQTEVGKASTVAETIAKIPGVIQAEDVTGPYDVIVRAEADTVDALGRMVVAKVQQVEGITRTLTCPVVHI; encoded by the coding sequence GTGGTACAGGCGTACATCCTTATTCAGACCGAGGTGGGCAAGGCGTCGACCGTCGCCGAGACCATCGCCAAGATCCCGGGGGTGATCCAGGCAGAGGACGTGACCGGTCCGTACGACGTGATCGTGCGTGCGGAGGCCGACACCGTGGACGCGCTGGGCCGCATGGTGGTCGCCAAGGTCCAGCAAGTGGAAGGAATCACGCGCACACTCACCTGCCCGGTCGTGCATATCTAG